A single region of the Vicia villosa cultivar HV-30 ecotype Madison, WI linkage group LG4, Vvil1.0, whole genome shotgun sequence genome encodes:
- the LOC131595746 gene encoding uncharacterized protein LOC131595746, whose amino-acid sequence MATGRNVDINVLAMMRWTGAIGQALQENVGYGGKDEFRAFGDFQRCNPPIFEGGYGPDKAHAWMREIEKIFQVVSCTDVQKVQFGTHILTKEADIWWSNTVWRFAIEGIEVTWTLFRDAFLGNYFPEDVRGKKEVRFLQLKRGGEQFREKLYDDMREQSGLEEKPSGGGASILIKCYRCGETGHKTVDCGVGLSRTCYSCGEQGHNCAMCDKPKKDQAKGKVFALSGAETTSKDKLI is encoded by the coding sequence ATGGCTAcgggaaggaatgttgacattaatgttttggcaatgatgaggtggactggtgcgattggacaagcgctgCAAGAaaatgtcggttatggaggaaaggatgagttccgtgcttttggagactttcaaaggtgcaacccgccgatctttgaaggagggtatggaccggacaaagcgcacgcatggatgagagaaattgagaagatctttcaagtcgtgagttgtactgatgtacagaaggtacagtttggtactcacatcctgacaaaagaagctgacatttggtggagtaatactgtgtgGAGATTTGcaatagaaggtattgaagttacttggactctttttcgtgatgcatttttgggaaactattttccagaagatgtgcgtggaaagaaagaagtgaggtttctacaattgaaacgaggaggagaacagttccgtgagaaattgtatgatgacatgagggaacaatctggtcttgaagagaagccaagtgggggaggagcttctattctgattaagtgctacaggtgtggcgagacgggtcacaaaactgttgattgtggagttggtttGAGTAGGActtgctacagttgtggtgagcaaggacacaattgtgccatgtgcgataagccaaagaaggatcaagcgaaaggaaaagtgtttgcgttgtctggtgctgagactacttctaaggataaattaatctga
- the LOC131598218 gene encoding uncharacterized protein LOC131598218, with protein sequence MAEQRRGLGRPRTRNVEPEQAAGNAGVPWQQIMQQMQQQNQMMMQMMQGMQGQQPPAPVPVSQAPTGPDFRAFFRMDPPEFAGGLDPVVAHDWLASMERIFQAIQYWHHFKAAFLEKYFPNSVRTQREREFQNFKQGNLSVSEYAEKFEDMADYSRQAVYAPDELWKIDQFLMGLRADIAHSVSQREFTTYAECLRQCYVAENSLKRVQEERNQNRTNYREQGKSAQHLKPRGFPPKKKQGYGDQSAQPPYCHKCKKKHAGECEPTPITCFRCGEPGHKSPFCPKKKDQEKTTGRVYTLDARKAKGNNNLIAGTCYVSNQPLCVLVDCGATHSFISTECAYRLGLEVTPLPDPMVISSATDDTVEARLICKDCAVYFNGRDFPIDLICLPLKRLDVILGMDWLSLNSVYIGCKEKAIFIPAKETSSDDAITKLIEGTISVVNYLFSQERSFLLVLSEEPSVRVVLSEIPVVCEYPDVFPEDITSLPPEREAEFSIDLIPGTAPVTIKNKYPLPRIDDLLDQLKGASVFSKIDLRSGYHQIRVKSSDVPKTAFRTRYGHYEFLVMPFGVTNAPTVFMDYMNRIFQPYLDQFVVIFIDDILVYSRSALPLTRLTRKEVAFEWDSECEESFQKLKKKLTTAPVLVIPDPDRSYEVFCDASKKGLGGVLMQDSKVVAYASRQLKSHEENYPTHDLELAAIVFALKIFYSSWVDQNVSRFEERLWWPGMKKEIAEYVARCPICQQVKIEHQRPGGMLQPLEIPVWKWDSISMDFIVGLPRARGGYDSIWVIVDRLTKSAHFLPVKTTHKVIHLARLFIAEIVRLHGVPSSIVSDRDPKFTSRFWKAFHNEMGTRLDMSTSNHPQTDGQTERTIQTIEDMLRACILEEGGSWKDHLPLVEFAYNNSYHASLGMAPYEALYGRKCRSFVCWAEVGEKSILGPEIIRETTEKVKVIQDNLKKAQDRQKNYADKRRRPLEFEVGDHVYLKVTPRLRLGGPFRTRKLSPRYVGPYQILSRVGEVAYQLALPPSLSCLHDVFHVSQLRRFVPDTFHPILPDSVEVEPDLSYDPQPCGILEHASKSLRNKEIPLVKVLWDEARPEEATWELESEMRESYPHLFW encoded by the exons atggctgagcaacgcagaggtcTCGGGAGGCCGAGAACTAGGAATGTGGAACCCGAGCAAGCAGCTGGGAATGCAGGCGTACCTTGGCAACAgataatgcaacagatgcaacagcagaatcagatgatgatgcagatgatgcAAGGTATGCAAGGACAACAACCTCCTGCTCCAGTTCCTGTTTCACAAGCTCCAACAGGGCCAGATTTTCGTGCTTTCTTCCGAATGGATCCTCCAGAGTTTGCAGGTGGCTTAGACCCAGTAGTAGCCCATGATTGGTTGGCTAGTATGGAGAGGATATTCCAGGCAATCCAGt ACTGGCATCATTTCAAGGCGGCATTTCTGGAGAAGTATTTCCCTAACAGTGTTCGAACccaaagagaaagagaattcCAGAATTTCAAGCAAGGCAACTTGTCTGTCTCCGAGTATGCTGAAAAGTTTGAAGACATGGCTGATTACTCACGACAGGCTGTTTATGCTCCTGATGAATTATGGAAGATTGACCAATTCTTGATGGGTTTGAGGGCTGATATTGctcatagtgtgtcccagagggagtttACTACTTATGCTGAATGTTTGAGGCAATGTTATGTTGCGGAGAACAGCCTAAAGAGGGTTcaagaagagaggaaccagaacagGACTAACTACAGGGAACAAGGGAAATCTGCTCAACACCTGAAGCCCCGTGGTTttccaccaaagaagaagcaaggatATGGCGACCAATCGGCTCAACCTCCTTATTGTCACAAGTGCAAGAAGAAACATGCTGGGGAGTGCGAACCTACTCCAATTACTTGTTTCAGGTGTGGCGAGCCGGGTCACAAATCCCCGTTTTGTCCAAAGAAGAAGGATCAGGAGAAGACTACAGGTCGTGTTTATACCTTAGATGCAAGAAAGGCCAAAGGAAACAACAATCTCATCGCAGGTACTTGTTATGTAAGCAATCAACCCTTATGTGTGTTAGTTGATTGCGGAGCTACGCATTCTTTTATCTCTACCGAGTGTGCTTATcgacttggtttggaagttaCTCCCTTACCCGACCCTATGGTCATTTCTTCAGCCACGGACGATACAGTGGAAGCTCGACTGATTTGTAAGGATTGTGCAGTGTATTTTAATGGTCGTGACTTCCCGATCGATCTAATTTGTTTACCTCTTAAGAGActtgatgtcattcttggaatggattggttgtctcttaaTTCGGTATATATTGGTTGCAAGGAAAAAGCCATATTCATTCCTGCTAAAGAAACATCCTCcgatgatgcaattaccaagttgattGAAGGTACGATCAGCGTAGTCAATTATCTCTTTTCACAAGAAAGATCTTTTCTTTTGGTTCTTTCCGAGGAGCCCTCCGTGAGAGTGGTATTGTCGGAGATACCTGTAGTGTGCGAATATCCTGATGTctttcctgaggatatcacttctcttcctccggaaagggaagcggAATTCTCAATTGATCTTATTCCTGGTACTGCCCCA GTCACTATAAAGAACAAATACCCCTTAccgcggattgatgacctcctagatcagttgaaaggagccagtgtgttctcgaagattgatctcaggtcagggtatcatcagattcgggttaagagttcagatgtacctaagactgcattcaggactcggtatggtcattacgagtttttagtgatgccttttggtgtgactaatgctccgacggttttcatggattatatgaatcgaaTTTTTCAACCGTACCTGGATCAGTTTGTAGtgatcttcattgatgacatcTTGGTGTATTCACGTTC AGCATTACCATTGACAAGACTTACTCGGAAGGAGGTTGCATTTGAGTGGGACTCCGAATGTGAGGagagttttcagaaacttaaGAAGAAATTGACTACTGCACCTGTACTAGTGATTCCAGACCCAGACCGATCTTACGAAGTgttctgtgatgcttctaagaaaggtttaggcGGAGTATTGATGCAAGACAGTAAAGTCGTGGCTTATGCGTCTCGACAATTGaaatctcatgaagagaattaccccACTCATGATCTGGAACTTGCTGCAATAGTCTTTGCACTCAAG attttctattcatcctgggtcgaccaaaatgtatcaagatttgaagaaagactttggtggccaggaatgaagaaggagattgcagaaTATGTGGCACGGTGTCCTATCTGCCAACAggttaagattgaacatcagCGACCAGGCGGAATGTTACAACCATTAGAGATACCGGTGTGGAAGTGGGATTCCATCTCTATGGACTTCATTGTGGGATTACCTCGTGCTCGAGGCGGATATGAttctatatgggtaatagtggacaggttgactaagtctgctcactttttgcCTGTAAAGACGACCCACAAGGTGATACATCTCGCGAGACTTTTCATAGCGGAGATTGTGCGGTTGCATGGTGTACCATCCAGTATAGTGTCTGAtcgagatccaaagttcacttcaaGATTCTGGAAGGCGTTCCATAATGAAATGGGGACTAGACTGGACATGAGTACTTCCAACCATCCCCAAACTGACGGACAAACAGAAAGAACCATTCAGACAATagaagatatgttaagagcttgtattctggaagaaggtgggagttggaaggATCATCTACCCTTGGTAGAGTTCGCatataataacagttaccatgccagcttgggtatggctccctatgaGGCTCTATATGGGAGGAAGTGTCGATCTTTTGTGTGTTGGGCTGAAGTGGGAGAAAAGAGTATCCTTGGACCGGAAATTATACGAGAGACCACTGAGAAGGTCAAAGTGATTCAAGATAACCTTAAGAAAGCTCAAGATCGACAGAAAAATTATGCGGACAAACGAAGAAGACCTTTGGAATTTGAAGTTGGAGACCACGTGTATTTGAAGGTCACTCCGAGATTGAGATTGGGAGGGCCGTTCAGAACGCGTAAGCTTAGTCCGAGATATGTGGGACCCTACCAGATTTTGAGTCGGGTAGGCGAAGTGGCGTATCAGTTAGCATTGCCACCTTCGCTATCCTgtctgcatgatgtgttccatgtgtctcaactcCGAAGGTTCGTGCCTGACACTTTTCACCCCATCCTCCCAGATTCCGTTGAGGTAGAACCAGATCTCTCCTATGATCCACAGCCCTGCGGTATTTTGGAGCATGCTAGCAAGTCCCTAAGGAACAAAGAGATACCTCTCGTGAAAGTGTTGTGGGACGAAGcgcgtcctgaggaagctacGTGGGAGCTTGAGTCGGAGATGCGTGAATCCTACCCTCATTTGTTCTGGTAA